The Alistipes sp. ZOR0009 genome segment GGCAAAAATGAAAAGCGACGAGCAGTACACCTCCTCGCTACAGGTGGTAAACGGCATACGCAACGAGTATAACGTGCGCATTGCCCGAAATCTGGTGCTACCGAGCTATAGCGCCGATTAGGGATTCTCTTTTACAGCGTTGGCAGTGCTAGAACCTCCATGTCGGTAGCGAGATGGAGGTTTCGGGTATTGGAGGCTATCTCTACTACTTCTTTTCGCCCTTTTCGCCCCGTCCCGATTTGCTTACGGGACGTTTCTTCTTAATTTTTATGTAGATATGCTTAATGTGGGTATGCTCCACCTCGCGCTCGTCTACTTCGAAGTGCTCCGATAGCGATTTTACCAGCGGCGTTAGTTTCGGGAAACCGTAGTTACGGGGGTCGAAATCGGGCTTTTTCTTTATAATCAGCGCGCCAACCTCCGCCAAGAAGGCCCAACCGTTATCTTCGGCAATATCTTCGACTGACGACTTTAGTAGCTTGATGGTGGCTCCATCTATCGCATCTATTTTGGGCGTTTCGGGGGCTGCTTGGGTGGTTACCGTAGCCGCTTTGGCTAGCGATTCGGCCCCAATTATCTCTATGTATATAAACTTATCGCAGGCAACAATAAAGGGATTGGGCGTCTTCTTCTCTCCAATTCCAATGACCAGCATTCCCGATTCGCGAAGGCGTGTTGCTAGGCGCGTAAAGTCGCTATCGCTGCTAACAAGGCAAAAGCCGTCTACCTTTTGGCTATGGAGAATATCCATCGCATCAATAATCATGGCCGAGTCGGTTGCATTTTTCCCCGTGGTGTAGCTGTACTGCTGAATGGGGGTGATGGCATGCTCTAGTAGCGCCGGCTTCCATCCAGCAACGGTTGGCTTTGTCCAATCGCCATAAATTCGTTTGATTGTAGGAATACCAAGCTTGGCTATCTCGTCGAGCATTCCTTTTATGTTGGAGTAGGGGATGTTATCAGCATCTATTAGTACGGCTAGCTTTAAGTCGCTTCTGTCTCTCATTTCCATGATATTTGTTGTAGAGGGGTATTCTGTTGTCGAATACCCCTCTACAAGGTAGCGCTTTTATTGATGCTGCGGTCTGTTTTTCTCCTTTTGTTTTTTACCAGCAGATAATGGTGGCTGTTACTGGTGCCTTAGTAGGCTAGCCTAGCTTTGCGGAACGATATTAGTCGGCGGCTATTCTCGTCGTACAGGTTAAGGAACATCAGCTTAAAGCTTTTGAAGAAGGTTATTGGCCTTATATTCTGCAGCGCCGAAATGTTCTCGTAGCATCTTTTTAGGTTGTAGTTGGGAATTCGGGCATTTAGGTGATGGATATGGTGGTAGCCTATATTTCCCGAGAACCAGCGTAGCACCGCGGGTAGCTTAAAGAACGAGCTCCCTTCGAGCGCTGCGCGTTCGCGATCCCAGCTTTCGTCCTTTTCCCAGTACACATCGCCAAACTGGTGCTGTATGTAAAAGAGCCAAACGCCAATCATTCCGGCAAATGTCATTATCGGAATTTGGATGGCCAGGTAAGTCCCCACCCCAACGGTGTAGGCGCAGGCTACAATGATAGCTGCAATTGCTGCGTTGGTGATAGAGATGCTTATGATATCCTGCTTTCTCATTCTTCGGCTGGGAAATCTATTCTTTACAAAGAATAGCAGAACTGGCGCTATCACAAACAGAAATAGCGGGTTGCGGTAGAGCTTGTAGCCAATTTTTCGGGCTAGGCTGCTTTTTTTATACTCGGCAACGGTCATTGTCCATACATCGCCAGTGCCGCGCTTGGTTAGGTTGCCAACGGTTCCGTGGTGCACGGCGTGCGAGTACTGCCACGAGGAGAAGGCGGTAAATGTCAGTACCCCAAAAATGTGCCCCACAATCTTGTTGCTGGTTCGGCTTTTAAAGAATGACTGATGCGTGCAGTCGTGAAAAATGATGAAGATGCGCATCAGAAATCCGCTGGCAACCAGCGCTAGTACCAGCGTAATGGCATACGGCAGCTCGTAGGCGATTGTTAGGTACATAAGCCAGTTTAGGGCTAGGTAGGGGACAAGCGTAACTATAATTTGGAATACCGACTTTTTGATGTCCGATGCCGCATACTGTTTAAGCATCGCTGTAAATTCTTGCTTAGTCATTGTGATCTTTTCTTTTGTTTTTAAGGAAAGGCCTCGGCTGGTGTCGCAGGGCATTTCTCTGCTGTAATTTACGTAGATAAAACATTTTAGTTGGTTGTGTAAGTGTTATAATATCAGATAACTAGTAAAAGTATGGTGCGATTTTTTTTACGAATAGCGCGCGTTTTTTCTCTTTTGCTGCTTGGGGAATATGGAATACGGCTGTATGAATTACGCTGCTGATGCAGCAAAATGGAGCGAGCCGAATGGTGCTGCTTCACCCGAGGCTTTTGCGTATAGCCGACCTGCTACGCAAAATGCTATGCGTTTCGACTTCTATGGAGGAGTATGCTAGGGCAATGGAAGGCTTAAACCTTAAATCCCTACGGAATTTTTGGTAGAGGATTGATGCCAGCAGCATTAACGGTTTGTAGAGAACTGTTTTGTAGCAGCTACGACCTGATCGTGCTGTACTGTATTCTAAAGCATAGTAAATGTGCCGTATTTCTCCTTGCCTGACGGCTTGGCTTTTTACCTCCCGCATTGCTTTTGGGAAATGTAAACCGTGTGGGGTGGCGAGCCCCGATTGTTTTTTACTTGTGTCTTGAGAGTAAGACAAAGGTTGGCGTGCAGGAGAGGGGATGGTAGAAAACCAGCTACCTGCGACTTGGAGGTAGCCAACGAATCTCTTTTGCGAAAAAAATATGCGGAGAATCGTAATCCCCTTGGAGCCGTTAAGGGGTCGTTGAGCTGTAATCCTCTGGTTTAATCGTTATCGCGAATAGGTAGTGCCCTTTTATATCCCTATAGCTGTAGGTAAATGTTACCCGATTATCTCTAAGAGCCTTCATCTCTGGACTCGTTTTTATGAGGTTTAGCATGTTGGGCTGCATGTCTCCTTTAACGCTAAGGGTGTCCATCGTTTCGCTGATCATTAGGGTGTAGCTATACCTGATCGTTTTTGGGGGGAATTATCAAGGCTCCATCTAGCCGGGTTATCTGGTCGATCATCGTTGGGCAGCTTCTATTTATCTCGGTACAGAAGCCAGCCAGCTCTTTTTCTATCTTTTGGGTGGATTCGGTGAAGTAGTATGAGCCAATTCGGTACCCTACAGTGTACATTACGGCAAATGTAGCAATCGTTAGGGCTAGTATGAGCCATAGGCGAAACTTTCGCTTTGGCTTTAACGCTACCTGTGGGGCTTCCTCTTCTGATATGCATACCAGCCGCTTGTACTCCTCGAATGTCTTTTCGGGGTTCTGGATTTGCCAGCTCGAAAAGCTGCTATCCATCTTCTTCTTGCATTTGAAGCAAAATTCTACGAACTCGTTATTTACCTCGTTTAGGTGTCCGCAGTTCGAGCATACTAGGTAGTGCATAGTCTCTCCATTAATCGTTGCTATTCGATCTCTTTAAGGTACGGTTGCCCTCCGTTTTCTTGTAGGTTGATTAACATAATAAGTCGGAGTGTAGGATAGGATAATATCCCACCATTTAGTTGGGGCTGCCTAGCTTTGCTGCAGCCCCTCGATGTGCCAATATCTTGAGGGCTACTCAACCGTAGAGTTGTATATTGTCCGGTGGTGCTCAATGAGCTCCTCCAGCTCCTTTACCTCCTTCTCCTGCTTGGTTAGCGTCCCCGAGATGGGAAATGATATGAGGCGAATGCGCCCTTTCTCCTTTTCGACCTTTAGGAAGAAGCCGATACCCCAGCTGCTTAGCGACATCTTTGTTCTGAACTTGAGCAGCTGGTGCTGCTGATCCTTATACGAGATGACGTACTTCCGCCTTAGTATCTTGGAGAAGGTTTCCAGATCGATGCTGTTGTTGTTGAGTAGTATGGAGTTGTACTTGTTTTCGAAAAACTTTGGCTCCTCCTCGCCCTCCTTCTCCAGAAAGTTAAGCTTGGGCTTCATTATGTAGGTTGCCCCAAAGTAGGCTCCCAAAAAGGTGAAGGTGGCCGGAAGCAGGGGGATAACTACGAGCTCGTATAGCGAGAGCGCTTTTTCCTCGAAGGTTAGAATAATAAACTTGCCTATAAAAAATATGAACCAAACTACAGTAGCGTTTATTGCTAGCATTTTAC includes the following:
- a CDS encoding NYN domain-containing protein — encoded protein: MRDRSDLKLAVLIDADNIPYSNIKGMLDEIAKLGIPTIKRIYGDWTKPTVAGWKPALLEHAITPIQQYSYTTGKNATDSAMIIDAMDILHSQKVDGFCLVSSDSDFTRLATRLRESGMLVIGIGEKKTPNPFIVACDKFIYIEIIGAESLAKAATVTTQAAPETPKIDAIDGATIKLLKSSVEDIAEDNGWAFLAEVGALIIKKKPDFDPRNYGFPKLTPLVKSLSEHFEVDEREVEHTHIKHIYIKIKKKRPVSKSGRGEKGEKK
- a CDS encoding fatty acid desaturase, whose translation is MTKQEFTAMLKQYAASDIKKSVFQIIVTLVPYLALNWLMYLTIAYELPYAITLVLALVASGFLMRIFIIFHDCTHQSFFKSRTSNKIVGHIFGVLTFTAFSSWQYSHAVHHGTVGNLTKRGTGDVWTMTVAEYKKSSLARKIGYKLYRNPLFLFVIAPVLLFFVKNRFPSRRMRKQDIISISITNAAIAAIIVACAYTVGVGTYLAIQIPIMTFAGMIGVWLFYIQHQFGDVYWEKDESWDRERAALEGSSFFKLPAVLRWFSGNIGYHHIHHLNARIPNYNLKRCYENISALQNIRPITFFKSFKLMFLNLYDENSRRLISFRKARLAY